TTCGGCCTGCGACCAGTTGGCTGATTGCGCAGCGACGAGCTTCAGCTGTGGCGCGGTGTCAAGGATCTCGTGAAAGCCCTTGGTGCGGATCTGCGCGTTGGTGTCGGACTCGCGCCCGAGCAGCTCGGCGTATTCACCTTCTTTAGTGGCACGGGCAAACTCTTCGGCGACGATGCGGGAGCCTTGATGGTTGTCGGCGATGATCTGCGCGTTGGCTACTCCGGTGACCTGTATCTCGCGGTCGATGAGGAAGACAGCAATGCCTTCGGCCTTTGCGCGACGTACGGCAGAGATGGATGACTCCGATCCGGCGTTGTCGAGCACGATAGCCTTGGCTCCGCTAGCGATGGCGGCGTCGATCAGGTTGTCCTGACGGTAGGCGTCGTCGTTGTGCGCGTCGATGCGGGTACGGTAGCCGAGCTGTTGCGCACGGGCTGCGGCGGCATCACCCTCGGCCTTGAAGTAGGGATTGTCCTGCGAGGGAACGATGATGGCGATCAGCGGCTTCGAGAGCTCTTCGCGGTGGCAACCAGAAAGAGCGATAGCCCCGGCCAGGAATAGCGGTACGAGCTTCATGCTCCGGCCTCGGGGTTGGAGCGGAGCAGCAGAGGCAGGAACTTTGCCTGCAGCCGCGACTGGAGCTGATCGATGGCGACCGCAAGGACGATGACGACTCCCTTGATGACGATCTGCCAGAACTCAGAGACGCCGAGCATGACCAGCCCGTCGGCGAGCACGCCGATAACGAACGCTCCGATCAGTGAGCCGGTGACGGAGCCGCGTCCGCCCATCAACGACGTGCCTCCCAGAACGACCGCGGCGATGGCATTCAGCTCAAAGCTCTCTCCTGTAGCCGGGTGAGCGGCTTCGAGCTGCGAGGCGATGATGAGCCCAACGAGCGAAGCGCAGAAGGCGGAGAAGAGGAAGGTGTACATCTTCACGCGCGGCACAACAATGCCGGCCAGGCGGGCAGCGCGTTCATTACCGCCGATGGCGTAGACGTGGCGTCCGAATGGTGTTTTCGCTGCGATGAAGGCTGCGACGGCAAACAGCGCGAACATCAGCCAGACCGGGATAGGAATGCGTAGCAGAAAGCTCTGGCCGATGAAGGCAAAGGAAGGGGCGTGCGCGGCAAGGTTCGGGAAGGTCTTACCGTTGGACATCAGCAGGGCAGAACCCCGCGCGATGTATAGCGTGCCCAGGGTGGCGATAAAAGGAGCGACACCGGCGCGGGAGACCAGCCATCCATTCAACGCGCCGACGATCAGGCAAAGCGCAATGGTGGCCAGGATGGCAACGAAAACGCCGGGATGATAGGTCGTCCCACCGAGGGTGATGCCCTGGGTGAGGATGTAGCCAGCGGCCATGCCGCCCAGGCCGGCAACCGAGCCGACCGACAGGTCGATGCCTCCGGAGAGGATGACGAAGGTCATGCCTATGGCAAGAATGGCGGAGATGGCGACGTGCTTTGTCAGGATGGAGAGATTGGCTGTCGTAAGGAAGCTCGGCGCCATGGCAGAGAACAGGATGAGCAGCAATACCAGCACGAGGACAGCGCGGGCACGCAGCAGGATGAGTGCGATGCGGGCTCCACTGCTGGCCAGACGATCGGACGATGAGAGCGTGGCGGAGATAGAGGTCATGCGATGCTTCCTGTGGTCACATTCGGACTGGCTGCGGAGAAGAGCGCTTCGTCGGTCAACTGATGATGCTGAAACTCGGCTGCAATGCGTCCCTGGCAGAGGACGAGGGCGCGGTCGGCGAGCGTTCGCGTCTCTTCAATCTCGGAAGAGGTGAAGAGAATACTCAGGCCATTCGCGGCCAGCTTGCGAAGGATGCGATAGATCTCGGCTTTCGCTCCTGCATCGACACCGCGTGTCGGTTCGTCGAGCAGCAGAACGCGCGGGTTCCGCATGAGGCAGCGCGCGATCAGGACCTTTTGCTGATTGCCGCCCGAAAGCGAGGTGACCGGCAGCTCGAGATCGTTGGCCGCGATGTTGAGGTCTTTCGCCAGCTTTCGGACTAACTCGGTCTCGTGCGCGCGTGAGAGCAATGGGCCGTGCGAAGCAGCGAGGGCGACGTTCTCGCGGATCGACAGTTCGGGAATGAGGCCGTCGCGCTGGCGATCTTCGGGGACAAGCACAATGCCTGCCTTAACCGCGCTGCCAACGGAGTTCAGCTCGAGCGTGCGGCCTTCGATCTGGATGGAACCCTCGAGGGGTGTGCGGTTTCCCGCGAGCGTCTCCAGCAGTTCGGTTCTACCCGCTCCGAGAAGGCCGTAGATGCCCAGGACCTCACCCTTGTGGAGAGTGAATGAGATCTCGTGCAGAGCTGCCTGCGATTCTTCACCCGCGGCGGAGGAGCCGAGCTCCAACTGATGGACGGATAGCACGGCCTGGGTGGAGGCAGCGGGACGGACTTGTAGATCTGTGGTGTCGGCGCGGCCTGACATACGTTCCACGATCCACTGCCGCGTGACCTCGGAACGCGGAGCTTCGCCGACGACGCGGCCGGAGCGCAGGACCGTGAAGTAGTCACCGAGGTGCAGCAGCTCGTGCAGACGGTGCGAGATGTAAACGATGGTGACGCCCGAGCGTTTCAGGTCTTCGATGACCTCGAAGAGCGATTCTGTTTCTGCCATCGAAAGAGCAGAGGTGGGTTCGTCGAGGATCAGGATCTTTGATCCATGAGCGATGGTCCGGGCGAGCTCGACGATCTGCCGGCAGCCGAGCGAGAGATGAGCCGTTTGCGCATTGACCGGCATTGGTTTATGCAGGCGATGGAGCGCATCGGCCGATTGGGTGTCTTCGGTCTTGCGATCGACCATGGCGGCACGGGTCAGCTCGCGGCCGGCGAAGATGTTCTCGCTGATGTCGAGGTTCGGCATCACGCTCAGCTCCTGGTGCACGATGCTGATGCCGTGTGCCCCGGCATCGCGCGGACTGCGGAGAGTGATCGGCTTACCGTCGAGCAGGATCGTGCCTTCATCGCACGACTCTACACCCGACAGGATGCGCATCAGAGTAGATTTGCCGGCGCCGTTCTCTCCGATCAGTACGTTGACTGCATTGCGGTGCAACTTGAAGTCGACATGGTCGAGCGCGATGTTTCCGGGGTAGCGCTTCAAGATGCCGTTTGCCTGCAGGATCACGTCGCTCATGCGAGGTCCCCCTTCAGGCGGGTCTGCCGGACGGCGAGCTTCCAGCCTTCATAGTGGGAGGTGCGTTGAGTTGTCGGAAGGAACGTTGTCGACTCCTGCGGAAGCGAGGCAAGGTCAGCCATGCTGTGCCACCACCCAAGTGTGAGCCCGCCGAGCCAGGCAGCGCCGAGCGCCGAAAGGTCTTCGCAACTGGAACGATGGACTGGCACATGCAGCAGGTCCGCTTGAAACTGCATCAGGGCACTGTTGCGGGTCGCGCCTCCGTCGGTGTGCAGGGCTGGGAGGTCTACACCGGCGGCATCGCGCATGGCGTGAAAGACATCCGCGACCTGGTAAGCGATGGCGTCCACTGCGGCGCGGGCCATATGCTCTCGTCTGCTGGTGTGGCTAAGGCCGGTGAGTGTGCCCCGTGCGGCAGAGTCCCAGTAGGGGGCTCCGAGACCGACCATCGCGGGGACAAAGTAGACCCCTGCTGCATCTGAAACGCTCTCGGCAAGAGCTACGGCATCGCGTGTAGGATCGCCGA
This genomic window from Terriglobus albidus contains:
- a CDS encoding D-ribose ABC transporter substrate-binding protein, coding for MKLVPLFLAGAIALSGCHREELSKPLIAIIVPSQDNPYFKAEGDAAAARAQQLGYRTRIDAHNDDAYRQDNLIDAAIASGAKAIVLDNAGSESSISAVRRAKAEGIAVFLIDREIQVTGVANAQIIADNHQGSRIVAEEFARATKEGEYAELLGRESDTNAQIRTKGFHEILDTAPQLKLVAAQSANWSQAEAFQKTETILQAHAKLAGIIAGNDTMALGAAAAVKSSGRKGIVVTGFDGSPDAATAIRSGELQATSLQPAVVISRLAVDEADRFLKTGSTGKLEKQIIPCDLVTRANVDDYRDFEKIR
- a CDS encoding ABC transporter permease; amino-acid sequence: MTSISATLSSSDRLASSGARIALILLRARAVLVLVLLLILFSAMAPSFLTTANLSILTKHVAISAILAIGMTFVILSGGIDLSVGSVAGLGGMAAGYILTQGITLGGTTYHPGVFVAILATIALCLIVGALNGWLVSRAGVAPFIATLGTLYIARGSALLMSNGKTFPNLAAHAPSFAFIGQSFLLRIPIPVWLMFALFAVAAFIAAKTPFGRHVYAIGGNERAARLAGIVVPRVKMYTFLFSAFCASLVGLIIASQLEAAHPATGESFELNAIAAVVLGGTSLMGGRGSVTGSLIGAFVIGVLADGLVMLGVSEFWQIVIKGVVIVLAVAIDQLQSRLQAKFLPLLLRSNPEAGA
- a CDS encoding sugar ABC transporter ATP-binding protein, producing MSDVILQANGILKRYPGNIALDHVDFKLHRNAVNVLIGENGAGKSTLMRILSGVESCDEGTILLDGKPITLRSPRDAGAHGISIVHQELSVMPNLDISENIFAGRELTRAAMVDRKTEDTQSADALHRLHKPMPVNAQTAHLSLGCRQIVELARTIAHGSKILILDEPTSALSMAETESLFEVIEDLKRSGVTIVYISHRLHELLHLGDYFTVLRSGRVVGEAPRSEVTRQWIVERMSGRADTTDLQVRPAASTQAVLSVHQLELGSSAAGEESQAALHEISFTLHKGEVLGIYGLLGAGRTELLETLAGNRTPLEGSIQIEGRTLELNSVGSAVKAGIVLVPEDRQRDGLIPELSIRENVALAASHGPLLSRAHETELVRKLAKDLNIAANDLELPVTSLSGGNQQKVLIARCLMRNPRVLLLDEPTRGVDAGAKAEIYRILRKLAANGLSILFTSSEIEETRTLADRALVLCQGRIAAEFQHHQLTDEALFSAASPNVTTGSIA